The Halalkalibacter krulwichiae genome has a segment encoding these proteins:
- a CDS encoding DnaD domain-containing protein — protein sequence MDQKLLIKWTTQRQLSIPTLLLKHYKQLGLIEYELVALLQIQSCIDEGDGFPTPELLSERMTLSMNECADMLGRLIRKGFLTLDKKWDEQGVLFEFYTLEPLWAKLIQLLKGEQVTVQEQQKQNDEGSLYKKFEEEFCRPLSPIEAETLSMWLDQDQHASELILAALREAVVSGKLNFRYIDRILFEWKRNGIKTIDQAKAHGEKFRKYNQAQSKQTQQKTRTESYPTFSWLDQR from the coding sequence ACAATTATCCATTCCTACATTGCTGCTTAAGCATTATAAACAATTAGGTCTTATAGAATATGAATTAGTTGCTTTATTGCAAATTCAATCTTGTATAGATGAAGGCGATGGCTTTCCTACGCCGGAGTTATTAAGTGAAAGAATGACACTTTCTATGAATGAATGTGCTGACATGTTAGGAAGGCTCATTCGAAAAGGATTTTTGACATTAGATAAAAAGTGGGATGAGCAGGGAGTGTTATTTGAATTTTACACGCTTGAACCATTATGGGCTAAGTTGATCCAGCTATTAAAAGGGGAACAAGTTACCGTACAAGAACAACAAAAGCAAAACGATGAAGGAAGTTTGTATAAGAAGTTTGAAGAAGAATTTTGTAGGCCCTTATCCCCGATTGAAGCAGAAACGTTATCGATGTGGTTGGACCAAGATCAACATGCGTCAGAACTCATTCTCGCTGCATTACGTGAAGCGGTAGTTTCTGGGAAATTAAATTTTCGTTATATTGATCGAATATTATTTGAATGGAAACGAAATGGCATTAAAACAATTGATCAAGCCAAAGCGCATGGAGAAAAGTTTAGAAAATACAACCAGGCACAATCAAAACAAACACAACAAAAAACGCGGACTGAATCCTATCCAACTTTTAGCTGGCTTGATCAGAGGTAA
- the nth gene encoding endonuclease III yields MLSKKQTMEALDVIAEMYPNAECELVHSNPFELVIAVLLSAQCTDALVNKVTPNLFAKYKEPEDYLAVPLEELEQDIRSIGLFRSKAKNIKKLCETLLQNYNGEVPKERDELVKLAGVGRKTANVVTSVAFGVPAIAVDTHVERVSKRLGICRWKDSVLQVEETLMKKIPKERWSDSHHQLIFFGRYHCKAQSPQCNACPLLDQCREGKKRMKANVKK; encoded by the coding sequence ATGCTATCAAAGAAACAGACAATGGAAGCACTAGATGTTATTGCAGAAATGTACCCAAATGCGGAATGTGAACTAGTTCATTCCAATCCTTTTGAATTAGTTATTGCGGTACTACTATCTGCTCAATGTACCGATGCCTTGGTAAATAAGGTGACTCCTAACTTATTTGCTAAATACAAGGAGCCAGAAGATTATTTAGCTGTTCCGTTAGAAGAGTTAGAGCAAGATATTCGTTCCATTGGTTTATTCCGTAGCAAAGCAAAAAATATAAAAAAGCTTTGCGAAACATTGCTACAAAATTATAATGGAGAAGTACCTAAAGAAAGAGATGAGCTTGTTAAACTTGCTGGAGTTGGAAGAAAAACGGCAAATGTAGTCACATCGGTTGCGTTTGGTGTACCTGCTATTGCGGTTGATACACATGTTGAACGTGTCTCAAAACGTCTAGGCATTTGTCGTTGGAAAGACAGTGTCCTTCAAGTAGAAGAGACTCTAATGAAGAAAATTCCGAAAGAACGCTGGTCTGATTCGCATCATCAATTGATTTTTTTCGGTCGATATCATTGTAAAGCACAGTCGCCACAATGTAATGCATGTCCATTATTAGATCAATGCCGCGAAGGGAAAAAACGAATGAAAGCAAATGTAAAAAAATGA
- a CDS encoding YpoC family protein — protein sequence MTDLPKSFQVDPFYQQSISNVPSSSKSLRDILNLYPFYYDITEEQTYWVEPNHYIIQELLDWWEEEEPKLKAYYQERDTKKARTLIITMSAVFIDLLFWINHQKVPGLIEIDFKIEELPYKPVNCNERIHYVISSPSQYHAYIQLNALFNEIKKIYARKRVLEDK from the coding sequence ATGACAGATTTGCCCAAATCTTTTCAAGTAGATCCATTTTATCAACAGTCAATAAGCAATGTACCAAGTTCAAGTAAGTCATTAAGAGACATTTTGAATCTATATCCCTTTTATTATGATATTACAGAGGAGCAAACTTACTGGGTTGAACCAAACCATTACATCATTCAGGAATTACTTGATTGGTGGGAAGAAGAAGAACCTAAGCTCAAAGCTTATTATCAGGAACGTGATACTAAAAAAGCGAGAACACTAATAATCACAATGTCAGCTGTTTTTATTGATTTGTTATTTTGGATAAATCATCAAAAGGTTCCAGGGTTAATCGAAATTGACTTCAAAATAGAAGAATTACCTTACAAGCCTGTTAATTGTAACGAGAGAATCCATTACGTCATTTCCTCTCCGAGCCAGTACCATGCATATATTCAATTAAATGCATTATTTAATGAAATCAAAAAGATATACGCGAGGAAGAGAGTATTGGAAGATAAATAA
- a CDS encoding dynamin family protein translates to MNKAIALQEINVVDKTEQEVERERLVKEKYKEDSFQVSFCGHFSAGKSTILNHLLGAEMLPTSPIPTSANIIGIKNGELSLSVYATEGDEKTWQGEIPWQQVREWGMNGSDISSITIQAPLPFLGDHSTIYDTPGVDSTDPTHQAVTLEALYTTDFICYVMDYNHVQSETNLLFLKQLSDEKKPLYLIVNQVDKHDESELSFEQFDQSIRATFASWGINILKLRYTSMKVKDHPLNQLSLFENEMKAILFRGKELLPYAKQRLQQGFYLSMINRLIEDKEDDLEQVKEQMKQEGFSENQLEQRQILSVEYEQALNAKSLFEENFEREWQKLVKDITIFPYTTTELVRSWFESIEPGFKVGFLFAKKKTEEEQEIRLNKLIEETQDKVKSQLEFHLHKLFQAYDYTLLSNREQVEQELNRFHLTIDAAFFKDAVKPGPKNREYVYTFTKERTQAAVRTLRQKAASIIDLMTKGMEEYWEQNQQSIEKQLEQLQEVDAFVIHLSNIEDRYNEKIKAYQKHVNDYQDAGAYERVIGEAMGKGVPSLNVSSQLAAITMPEETVIDTNWQQEEVGRNDDFNQVEANEWAIKVEAALEGFQSEDRMSYERSMLSERVKRFKNQTFTISLFGAFSAGKSSFANALLGSTVLPVSPHPTTATVNIVKRSEKGHPSRSAIVQVKTRKQLSEEIQSVAQQLDQSVTLETISSWKEDPTVTTSWQKTYQAYLSTLKHSLADERWELGSSFQVSLEELQPFVANEHDACLINQVTLFYDCPLTEQGIILVDTPGVNSIHGRHTNVAFKQLRDSDAIFYLTYYNHAFSKADQQFLQQMAKVNEGFRTDKLYFILNAADLASSEFELNGVRKHVYDQLILNGINEPRLYPLSSKQGLKGKQQQGQGDQLFSTFEKAFYDKTILELKRLSFELVVEEFERYKALLVKGLEYATGEEVNRNQQLDELTKSLMVWKEKIDATRPMTAFQNSRQEVIQLYLYLRDRVRFVLGDQFSEAVNVTTVVGSSKKAQQQALLTALKEWRSEGSTLLNKKCRLPLSVLK, encoded by the coding sequence ATGAATAAAGCAATAGCATTGCAAGAAATAAATGTGGTTGATAAGACTGAACAAGAGGTAGAACGTGAGAGGTTAGTTAAAGAAAAATATAAAGAGGATTCTTTTCAAGTATCGTTTTGTGGTCACTTCTCTGCTGGTAAGTCAACTATTTTAAATCATCTTTTAGGAGCAGAAATGTTACCTACAAGTCCAATCCCAACAAGTGCAAACATTATTGGAATTAAAAATGGGGAATTAAGTTTATCTGTATATGCTACAGAAGGCGATGAAAAAACATGGCAAGGAGAGATTCCTTGGCAACAGGTTAGAGAATGGGGAATGAATGGAAGTGATATTTCATCGATTACCATTCAAGCACCTTTACCATTTTTAGGGGACCACAGTACAATATACGATACTCCTGGAGTTGATTCGACAGACCCCACGCATCAAGCGGTCACATTGGAAGCACTTTACACAACTGACTTTATTTGTTATGTGATGGACTACAATCATGTCCAATCGGAAACAAATTTGTTATTTTTAAAACAACTATCTGATGAAAAGAAACCATTGTACTTAATCGTTAATCAAGTAGATAAGCACGATGAGAGTGAATTGTCGTTTGAGCAATTTGATCAATCTATTCGAGCTACATTTGCTTCTTGGGGAATTAATATCTTGAAGCTCCGTTACACAAGTATGAAAGTAAAGGATCATCCTTTAAATCAACTGTCTTTATTTGAAAATGAGATGAAAGCTATTCTATTTCGTGGCAAAGAGCTTTTACCATATGCCAAACAACGTTTACAGCAAGGCTTTTATTTAAGTATGATCAACCGCTTAATCGAGGATAAAGAAGATGATTTAGAGCAAGTGAAAGAACAGATGAAACAAGAAGGCTTTTCTGAAAATCAACTTGAACAAAGGCAAATCCTTTCGGTTGAATACGAACAAGCCCTTAATGCAAAAAGTCTTTTTGAAGAGAATTTTGAAAGGGAATGGCAAAAACTTGTAAAAGACATTACCATTTTTCCTTATACAACAACCGAACTTGTAAGAAGTTGGTTTGAAAGTATTGAACCTGGATTTAAAGTAGGTTTTCTATTTGCTAAGAAGAAAACAGAAGAAGAACAAGAAATACGCTTAAATAAATTAATTGAAGAAACACAGGATAAAGTAAAAAGTCAGTTAGAGTTCCACTTGCATAAATTGTTCCAAGCTTATGATTATACGTTGCTTTCAAACCGTGAACAAGTAGAGCAAGAACTCAACCGCTTTCATCTAACCATTGATGCAGCCTTTTTTAAGGATGCTGTAAAACCAGGTCCTAAAAACAGAGAGTATGTTTATACATTTACAAAAGAAAGAACTCAAGCAGCGGTTCGAACTCTTCGTCAAAAAGCAGCTTCTATTATTGATTTAATGACCAAAGGTATGGAAGAGTATTGGGAACAAAATCAGCAGAGTATAGAAAAACAATTAGAACAGTTACAAGAAGTAGATGCATTTGTGATTCACTTATCTAACATTGAAGATCGTTACAATGAGAAGATAAAAGCATATCAAAAGCACGTAAATGATTATCAAGATGCTGGTGCGTATGAACGTGTCATCGGTGAAGCGATGGGCAAAGGTGTTCCGAGCTTGAATGTTTCGTCTCAACTAGCTGCTATCACAATGCCAGAAGAAACGGTTATTGATACAAATTGGCAGCAAGAAGAAGTCGGTCGAAATGACGATTTTAATCAAGTGGAAGCAAATGAATGGGCAATAAAAGTAGAAGCGGCACTTGAGGGTTTTCAATCTGAAGATCGTATGAGCTACGAACGTTCTATGCTTTCTGAAAGAGTAAAAAGGTTTAAGAATCAAACTTTTACTATTTCTTTATTTGGAGCGTTCAGCGCTGGGAAGTCAAGTTTTGCTAATGCGCTTTTAGGTTCAACCGTTTTGCCTGTGTCACCACATCCAACAACGGCAACAGTCAATATTGTGAAACGATCAGAGAAAGGTCATCCTTCTCGGAGCGCTATTGTTCAAGTGAAGACAAGAAAACAATTGTCTGAAGAAATACAATCAGTTGCACAGCAGCTCGATCAGAGTGTGACTTTAGAAACAATTTCCTCTTGGAAAGAGGACCCAACAGTTACAACAAGTTGGCAAAAAACGTATCAAGCGTATTTATCAACATTAAAGCATAGTCTCGCAGATGAAAGATGGGAATTAGGTTCGTCATTTCAAGTTTCTTTAGAGGAATTACAACCGTTCGTAGCAAATGAACATGATGCTTGTTTAATTAATCAGGTGACGTTATTTTACGATTGTCCTTTAACTGAACAAGGAATTATATTGGTTGATACACCAGGGGTTAATTCAATTCACGGCAGGCATACAAACGTTGCATTTAAACAATTGAGAGATTCTGATGCTATTTTCTATTTGACTTATTATAATCATGCTTTCTCAAAAGCGGATCAACAGTTTTTACAGCAAATGGCAAAGGTAAATGAAGGATTTAGGACTGATAAATTGTATTTTATTTTAAATGCAGCTGATTTAGCTAGTAGTGAATTTGAATTAAACGGAGTAAGAAAACATGTCTATGATCAATTAATTTTAAATGGTATAAATGAACCGCGATTATACCCACTATCAAGTAAGCAGGGGCTAAAAGGCAAGCAGCAACAAGGCCAAGGTGATCAATTATTCTCAACTTTTGAGAAAGCATTTTATGATAAAACAATTTTAGAATTGAAGCGTCTTAGCTTTGAATTAGTTGTTGAGGAATTTGAGAGATATAAGGCGTTGCTTGTAAAAGGGTTAGAATATGCCACAGGAGAAGAAGTGAATCGTAATCAGCAACTTGATGAATTAACAAAGTCTCTCATGGTGTGGAAAGAGAAGATTGATGCGACTAGGCCAATGACTGCATTTCAGAATAGTAGGCAAGAAGTTATCCAACTTTACTTGTATTTACGAGATCGGGTTCGTTTTGTTCTTGGAGATCAATTTTCTGAAGCTGTAAATGTGACTACTGTTGTTGGTTCAAGTAAGAAAGCACAGCAGCAAGCATTACTAACGGCGTTAAAAGAATGGAGAAGTGAGGGGAGCACTTTATTAAACAAGAAGTGCAGGCTACCTTTGTCCGTATTGAAATAG